From Corynebacterium sp. BD556, the proteins below share one genomic window:
- a CDS encoding thioredoxin domain-containing protein — MTTRKVTNPNQKSGAGFIWTILAIILIAAVVIGLIFFNGRTKRDEALSEKMIPVDNLSIEYTEGDPAIVLNSKNGAANAVTVDLFEDFSCPHCADLATASDEEMLQKIEAGELSVNLRPMTILDRQGTETTEGHSTRALAAELALAAHDDVPAMWNLRAHLLENQKDVYNRFKNDDFADLARGFGASEEAISDIRAGKFIEAAKEMGQQNVDYQSEKTGEAYTPRVFKDGEDVRIPSQDPSSWIDDVLS, encoded by the coding sequence GTGACCACACGCAAGGTGACCAACCCGAACCAAAAAAGTGGAGCCGGATTTATCTGGACCATCCTGGCAATCATTTTGATCGCCGCTGTCGTAATCGGCCTGATTTTCTTCAATGGCCGCACTAAGCGCGACGAAGCCCTCTCCGAGAAAATGATCCCAGTGGACAACCTGTCCATCGAATACACCGAAGGCGACCCGGCGATTGTGCTCAACTCCAAAAACGGGGCAGCGAACGCCGTAACAGTAGATCTATTCGAGGATTTCTCCTGCCCGCACTGCGCTGACCTAGCCACCGCCAGCGACGAGGAAATGCTGCAAAAAATTGAGGCCGGCGAGCTGTCGGTGAATCTGCGTCCCATGACCATTCTGGACCGCCAAGGAACCGAAACTACCGAGGGTCACTCGACCCGCGCACTGGCAGCGGAGCTGGCACTTGCCGCCCACGACGATGTCCCAGCTATGTGGAACCTTCGCGCTCACCTGCTGGAGAATCAGAAGGATGTTTACAACCGTTTCAAAAACGATGATTTCGCCGACCTAGCCCGCGGCTTCGGCGCCAGCGAGGAAGCAATCTCCGACATCCGCGCCGGCAAGTTCATTGAGGCCGCGAAGGAGATGGGCCAACAAAACGTCGACTACCAAAGCGAGAAAACCGGGGAGGCCTACACTCCGCGAGTTTTCAAGGACGGCGAGGACGTGAGAATCCCGAGCCAGGACCCCTCTAGCTGGATCGATGATGTCCTCAGCTAG
- a CDS encoding MauE/DoxX family redox-associated membrane protein: MAYIWISAGMSKIGVHMDVTQTIKAYEIFTPAWSDYLARIIGPLEIAGGLLLLLGIKLRWSGWLSIGVLLLFMVGLYSAWARGLVIDCGCFSPGESDTGTNILATLGRDALYVLITLIMIYRPYKKFALYP; the protein is encoded by the coding sequence ATGGCCTACATTTGGATTTCCGCGGGCATGTCGAAAATCGGCGTGCACATGGACGTCACCCAGACCATCAAGGCCTACGAAATCTTCACACCAGCGTGGTCGGACTACCTGGCACGCATCATCGGGCCCCTCGAAATAGCCGGCGGTTTACTGCTGCTTCTAGGAATCAAACTTCGCTGGTCAGGCTGGTTGTCCATTGGTGTGCTCCTGCTGTTTATGGTCGGCCTCTACTCTGCGTGGGCGCGGGGGCTAGTGATCGACTGCGGGTGCTTCAGCCCCGGCGAGAGTGACACCGGCACAAATATCTTGGCCACACTCGGCCGCGACGCGTTGTATGTCCTCATTACGCTGATAATGATCTATCGTCCCTACAAGAAGTTCGCGCTCTACCCATAA
- a CDS encoding ABC transporter ATP-binding protein, which translates to MAWWKGTSLPQRNAGFSVSTTKGSGPGSGKSTLMHAMAGLDSSTSGCAFIGATNLAELNDKELTALRRDRLGFIFQSFNLVPTLTAAENITLPSNIAGKKVDDEWFREVTQRLGLSARLSHRPSELSGGQQQRVACARALVSRPDIIFGDEPTGNLDSNASREVLNILRHAVDHDKQTVVIVTHDARAASYADRVVFLRDGAIVDEMREPTIEAILSVMAGIED; encoded by the coding sequence GTGGCATGGTGGAAAGGTACCTCACTTCCCCAGCGAAATGCTGGTTTCAGCGTGTCCACCACCAAGGGGTCAGGTCCAGGCTCAGGTAAATCAACTTTGATGCACGCGATGGCCGGCCTGGACTCTTCTACCTCCGGTTGCGCCTTCATCGGCGCAACAAATCTTGCGGAGCTCAACGACAAAGAACTTACAGCTCTGCGCCGCGACCGCCTCGGATTCATTTTTCAATCTTTTAATCTGGTCCCTACGCTCACGGCAGCAGAGAACATCACTTTGCCTTCCAACATTGCCGGCAAAAAAGTTGATGATGAATGGTTTCGCGAGGTCACGCAGCGCTTGGGGCTCAGCGCGAGGCTTAGCCACCGCCCCAGTGAGCTCTCCGGCGGCCAACAGCAACGCGTCGCCTGCGCGCGAGCCTTGGTTAGTCGCCCCGACATCATTTTTGGCGATGAACCCACCGGTAACCTGGACTCGAACGCGAGCCGCGAAGTACTTAACATTCTCCGCCATGCGGTGGACCACGACAAGCAAACTGTCGTCATTGTCACTCACGATGCTCGCGCTGCGTCCTACGCCGACAGGGTGGTCTTTTTGCGAGACGGCGCGATCGTTGATGAAATGCGGGAACCTACGATCGAGGCAATCCTTAGTGTGATGGCCGGAATTGAGGATTAG
- a CDS encoding IS3 family transposase (programmed frameshift), which translates to MPRKTYTEQFKRDAVTLYESTPGATINAIASDLGVNRNSLRTWLDAFGTGTKTNANGEKVASPIAAANSERTPAQGLSDAERIRMLERENATLREEREILRKAAKYFAEGDELVNRFQFVDDHRDFYEVKRLCEVLKINRSSYYKWKSAAPARRRRLVADAALGARIKAVFTAENGCYGAKRITAAINSDPTSDDRLNHKRTARLMRQMELFGYTKKRRVKTTVSAKRAPTFPDLLARRFTAEKPNTVYVGDITYLPIADGSNMYLATVIDCYSRQLTGFAIAVHMRTELVEEALMMAYGIRGGLDGAIFHSDHGSVYTSDRYRRLCERLGVTQSMGAIGTSADNSLAESFNATLKREVLQDAPVFASQLVCRRDVFQWCSRYNTKRLHSRCGYRSPNAFESSETAILKTASD; encoded by the exons ATGCCACGCAAGACCTACACCGAGCAGTTCAAGCGTGACGCAGTGACGTTGTACGAGTCGACCCCTGGAGCCACGATCAACGCGATCGCCTCCGATCTCGGGGTCAACCGCAACTCCCTGCGCACCTGGCTCGACGCCTTCGGCACCGGCACCAAAACCAACGCCAACGGTGAAAAAGTCGCCAGCCCGATCGCCGCAGCCAACAGCGAACGTACTCCTGCTCAAGGACTCTCCGATGCCGAACGCATCCGCATGCTGGAACGCGAAAACGCCACGCTACGGGAAGAACGAGAGATCCTGCGCAAGGCGGCCAAATATTTCGCGGAAG GAGACGAACTGGTGAACCGCTTTCAGTTCGTTGATGACCACCGAGACTTCTACGAGGTCAAGCGGTTATGTGAGGTCCTGAAGATCAACCGGTCCTCCTACTACAAGTGGAAATCTGCTGCTCCTGCCCGCCGGCGACGCCTCGTCGCTGACGCGGCGCTGGGAGCGAGGATCAAGGCCGTGTTCACAGCTGAGAACGGCTGTTACGGGGCGAAACGCATCACAGCGGCCATCAACTCGGATCCGACCAGCGATGATCGCCTCAATCACAAGCGCACCGCCAGGCTGATGCGCCAGATGGAATTGTTCGGCTACACCAAGAAACGCCGCGTAAAGACCACGGTGTCTGCGAAACGCGCTCCGACGTTTCCGGATCTGCTCGCACGCCGTTTCACCGCGGAGAAACCAAACACGGTCTACGTCGGCGATATCACCTACCTCCCGATTGCAGATGGGTCGAATATGTACCTGGCGACGGTCATCGACTGCTACTCGCGGCAGTTGACCGGTTTCGCGATCGCCGTCCACATGCGTACGGAGTTAGTTGAAGAGGCTTTGATGATGGCTTACGGGATCCGTGGCGGGCTTGACGGAGCGATTTTCCACTCCGATCATGGCAGTGTATACACCTCTGATCGGTACCGAAGACTATGTGAACGTCTCGGTGTTACCCAATCGATGGGAGCAATTGGTACCAGCGCGGATAATTCTCTGGCGGAGTCGTTCAACGCCACGTTGAAACGGGAAGTCCTTCAAGATGCACCTGTTTTCGCCAGTCAGCTGGTGTGTCGCCGGGACGTGTTCCAATGGTGCAGTCGCTACAACACCAAACGCCTGCACTCGAGGTGCGGCTATCGTTCGCCGAACGCCTTTGAATCTTCCGAAACAGCTATACTCAAAACCGCATCTGATTAA
- the pgm gene encoding phosphoglucomutase (alpha-D-glucose-1,6-bisphosphate-dependent), producing the protein MAHERAGQPARPEDLIDIAQVVSAYYTREIDPEDPDQQVAFGTSGHRGSSLDNAFNQPHIWATTQAIVDYRRAQGISGPLYIGRDTHALSEPAMISALEVLIANEVAVLVDATGRYTPTPAVSCAIVRHNANVEQTHRADGIVVTPSHNPPRDGGFKYNPPNGGPADTDATDWIAAQANKYIKARLEGVRRTTVSGVLDERAEKFDFMGSYVADLPNVVDMEAIRASGLRIGADPMGGASVDYWGAIAKTHGLNLTVVNPEVDATWRFMTLDTDGKIRMDCSSPNSMASLVHNRDKYDIATGNDADADRHGIVTPDAGLMNPNHYLAVAIEYLLTHRPAWAATTAVGKTLVSSSMIDRVVASLGRDLVEVPVGFKWFVPGLIDGTIGFGGEESAGASFLRTNGTVWSTDKDGIIMDLLAAEITATTGETPSQRYAKLAEKFGAPAYARTDAAATREQKALLKKLSPEQITAEELAGEKITAKMTVAPGNGASIGGLKVITDNAWFAARPSGTEDKNKIYAESFLGQDHLAQVQEEAQALVSQVLGS; encoded by the coding sequence ATGGCACACGAACGAGCCGGCCAACCCGCCCGCCCGGAGGATCTAATCGACATAGCGCAGGTGGTGTCTGCTTACTACACCCGCGAGATTGACCCGGAGGACCCCGACCAACAGGTTGCCTTCGGCACCTCCGGTCACCGCGGTAGCTCCCTTGACAATGCCTTCAACCAGCCGCACATCTGGGCCACCACCCAGGCGATTGTGGATTATCGCCGCGCGCAGGGCATTAGTGGGCCTCTCTACATTGGCCGCGATACCCACGCCTTGTCGGAACCGGCGATGATTTCCGCGCTCGAGGTGCTCATTGCCAACGAGGTGGCGGTGCTTGTCGACGCCACCGGGCGCTACACCCCGACCCCGGCCGTGTCCTGCGCGATTGTGCGCCACAACGCGAACGTCGAGCAAACACACCGCGCCGACGGCATCGTGGTCACCCCCTCCCACAACCCGCCGCGCGACGGCGGCTTTAAATACAACCCGCCCAACGGTGGGCCCGCCGACACGGACGCGACCGATTGGATCGCAGCTCAAGCCAACAAGTACATCAAAGCGAGGTTGGAAGGGGTCAGGAGAACCACGGTTTCGGGGGTTCTCGACGAGCGGGCCGAGAAATTTGATTTCATGGGGTCTTACGTCGCTGACCTGCCGAACGTGGTGGACATGGAGGCGATCCGTGCATCCGGACTGCGCATCGGCGCGGACCCCATGGGCGGCGCCAGCGTGGACTACTGGGGTGCGATCGCAAAAACCCACGGCCTGAACCTGACGGTGGTCAACCCCGAGGTAGACGCTACCTGGCGGTTTATGACACTCGACACCGACGGAAAGATCCGCATGGACTGTTCCAGCCCGAACTCCATGGCCTCTTTGGTCCACAACCGCGACAAATATGACATCGCGACCGGAAACGACGCCGACGCGGACCGCCACGGCATAGTCACCCCGGATGCCGGGCTGATGAACCCGAACCACTACCTCGCTGTAGCCATCGAATACCTGCTCACGCACCGCCCAGCTTGGGCCGCCACGACCGCGGTGGGCAAAACACTCGTGTCCTCATCGATGATTGACCGCGTCGTTGCCTCTTTAGGCCGCGATCTTGTTGAAGTGCCAGTCGGCTTTAAGTGGTTTGTGCCAGGGCTTATCGACGGCACCATCGGCTTCGGCGGAGAAGAATCCGCCGGGGCTTCCTTCCTACGCACCAACGGCACCGTGTGGTCCACCGACAAAGACGGCATCATCATGGACCTCCTCGCCGCCGAAATAACAGCGACCACCGGCGAGACACCTTCGCAGCGCTACGCGAAACTAGCAGAAAAGTTCGGGGCTCCCGCCTACGCACGTACCGATGCGGCCGCCACCCGAGAGCAGAAAGCCTTGTTGAAGAAGCTCTCACCGGAGCAGATCACCGCCGAAGAACTCGCCGGCGAAAAAATCACCGCTAAAATGACTGTGGCGCCGGGCAATGGGGCGTCGATAGGCGGGCTGAAAGTAATTACCGACAACGCCTGGTTCGCCGCACGCCCGTCGGGCACCGAAGACAAAAATAAAATCTACGCCGAAAGTTTCCTCGGTCAAGACCACCTCGCCCAGGTGCAGGAAGAAGCACAGGCGCTGGTATCGCAGGTGCTCGGTTCCTAA
- a CDS encoding ABC transporter permease, with translation MASTMTKVSMRNIAAHKLRLFLTVVAVVLGTAFIAGSLMFTAMLERTFDSAVASRYESIDAVIQAGADGTAVTRETLAVVERDPMVARVNEGGATVVVAADSSGEAIQTGQGVSRISVYYPADESVGNSPQITQGRAPLAVGEVLLNGNAAEKYAVSLDEELIVVDAHGRHDVRVVGFYDDGLAQPMSLSFETTPTTYAEFYTDGTTVPQVSVAAAGEVSPQQLVDALRLSHPKLTIETGETLAEEASEQIREGLSFVSYFLIAFGLVGLLVGTFLIANTFSMIVAQRTKEFALLRALGASRGQITRSVSVEAFIVGLVGSVVGVGAGAGLVTVIKAVMSANDMSLPTGGLGLSAKSVVVPVVVGVLVTLASAWAPARKAGQVQPVEAMRASETVAPKPLRGRTVAGAVLIVAGLVASAAGMGWSTGATSDRAIMVGAAAVALIGGLFLAGPALSLPVVPPVGRVIGAPFGAVGKLASTNTRRNPRRTSATAFALMLGIALVTVIGMLGATMKQSVSDIVDSQVSADYVLSGPQMGAFPVPASVLEKVAAVDGVGAVVSYSEAPVTVDGEYSYTFGPYGASPVFSGNPAELFAIEMLEGESDLSADRIIVPRFVAEEKGWKVGDTATVGAPGLSPGSVEVTVGGIFADSDVIKGVALGQETALKVVPETALTIQAAGVRGDGSVDVDKLRGGIENAVRDEIVVQVKTAQEMNGEVSAMIDQMLCILYALLSLAVVIAVLGIVNTLTLSVIERRQEIGMLRAVGTHRRQVRVMIILESVQMAAFGAFTGTLTGLGLGWAFLTVLESQGLKVVVVPWPLLGIMLAGSILVGILAALWPAHKAAATPPLDAIAE, from the coding sequence GTGGCTTCCACCATGACCAAGGTGTCGATGCGCAACATTGCCGCCCACAAACTGCGCTTGTTTCTCACAGTCGTCGCTGTGGTGCTCGGCACAGCTTTTATCGCTGGTTCCTTGATGTTTACTGCGATGTTGGAGCGTACTTTCGACTCGGCTGTCGCCTCGCGTTACGAAAGCATTGATGCCGTGATTCAGGCGGGCGCGGACGGCACGGCTGTGACGCGGGAAACACTCGCGGTCGTGGAGCGAGATCCCATGGTTGCTCGTGTCAACGAGGGAGGCGCAACGGTTGTGGTTGCTGCGGATTCTTCGGGAGAGGCAATCCAAACAGGGCAGGGCGTTTCGCGCATTTCCGTTTACTATCCCGCCGATGAGTCGGTGGGCAACTCCCCGCAGATCACGCAGGGCCGTGCGCCCTTAGCTGTCGGAGAGGTGCTTCTCAACGGCAACGCCGCCGAAAAGTATGCGGTTTCGCTCGATGAGGAACTTATCGTTGTGGATGCTCATGGGCGCCACGACGTGCGCGTCGTCGGTTTTTACGATGATGGGCTCGCCCAACCCATGTCGCTGTCTTTTGAAACGACGCCCACGACCTACGCCGAGTTCTACACGGACGGAACTACAGTGCCGCAGGTAAGCGTCGCCGCGGCGGGGGAGGTTTCGCCGCAGCAGCTTGTCGACGCCCTCCGCTTATCCCACCCCAAACTCACCATTGAGACTGGTGAGACACTTGCTGAGGAAGCCTCCGAGCAAATTCGGGAAGGCCTGAGCTTTGTCAGCTACTTCCTTATCGCCTTCGGCCTCGTTGGCCTGCTGGTGGGCACCTTCCTGATTGCCAATACCTTTTCTATGATCGTGGCCCAGCGCACGAAGGAATTCGCACTTCTGCGCGCCCTGGGCGCATCCCGCGGCCAGATTACTCGCTCGGTGTCCGTGGAGGCCTTCATCGTTGGCCTTGTCGGATCCGTTGTGGGTGTGGGCGCCGGAGCGGGACTTGTCACCGTGATCAAAGCGGTGATGAGCGCCAACGACATGTCTTTGCCAACGGGCGGGCTCGGCCTGTCCGCGAAGTCCGTGGTGGTGCCAGTGGTTGTCGGGGTCCTTGTGACACTGGCCTCGGCGTGGGCGCCGGCGCGTAAAGCGGGACAGGTTCAGCCGGTGGAAGCGATGCGGGCAAGTGAAACTGTGGCGCCTAAACCGTTACGGGGGCGCACGGTGGCGGGGGCGGTGTTGATCGTCGCTGGCCTTGTCGCATCCGCGGCGGGCATGGGGTGGTCGACCGGTGCGACAAGTGATCGCGCGATAATGGTCGGGGCGGCTGCTGTCGCGCTTATCGGCGGGTTGTTCCTCGCGGGCCCGGCACTTAGCCTTCCTGTGGTGCCGCCGGTGGGGCGAGTGATCGGGGCGCCTTTCGGGGCAGTCGGCAAGTTGGCATCAACGAACACACGCCGCAACCCGAGACGGACCAGCGCCACAGCTTTCGCCTTGATGCTTGGCATTGCGCTGGTGACGGTAATTGGCATGCTGGGCGCAACGATGAAGCAGTCAGTCTCAGACATCGTTGATAGCCAAGTCAGTGCCGACTATGTCCTCTCAGGTCCGCAGATGGGAGCCTTCCCCGTTCCCGCCTCCGTGCTGGAGAAAGTTGCCGCCGTCGACGGGGTGGGGGCTGTGGTGTCCTACAGCGAGGCCCCGGTAACCGTCGACGGCGAATATAGCTACACCTTCGGCCCCTACGGCGCTTCCCCGGTCTTTTCCGGAAATCCAGCCGAACTTTTCGCCATCGAAATGCTTGAGGGCGAATCCGATTTGAGTGCAGACCGGATCATCGTGCCGCGCTTTGTCGCTGAGGAAAAAGGCTGGAAAGTTGGCGACACCGCGACCGTTGGTGCTCCCGGATTGTCACCGGGATCGGTTGAGGTCACCGTCGGGGGAATATTCGCGGACTCCGACGTCATCAAAGGTGTTGCGCTGGGGCAAGAGACTGCACTGAAAGTGGTGCCGGAAACAGCCCTCACCATCCAGGCTGCGGGTGTGCGCGGTGACGGCAGTGTGGACGTCGATAAGCTGCGCGGCGGGATCGAAAACGCCGTGCGCGACGAGATCGTCGTGCAGGTCAAAACCGCCCAAGAGATGAACGGCGAAGTCAGCGCAATGATCGACCAAATGCTCTGCATCCTCTACGCGCTGCTGTCGCTGGCGGTCGTCATCGCTGTGCTGGGAATCGTCAACACCTTGACTTTGTCGGTCATTGAGCGGCGCCAAGAAATCGGGATGCTTCGCGCTGTCGGAACCCACCGCAGACAAGTGCGGGTCATGATCATTCTCGAATCGGTGCAAATGGCCGCCTTCGGAGCCTTCACCGGAACCCTCACCGGACTCGGCCTGGGCTGGGCTTTCCTGACGGTTTTAGAAAGCCAAGGGCTCAAGGTCGTGGTGGTGCCGTGGCCACTGCTTGGCATTATGTTGGCCGGTTCCATCCTCGTCGGAATCCTCGCCGCATTGTGGCCAGCCCACAAGGCGGCGGCGACGCCACCGCTCGACGCGATCGCCGAATGA
- a CDS encoding CrcB family protein has translation MVTDALLVGAGAALGATARFVLGLPAEGASLALTLALNIAGSFAMGLFVPGKFWGAGFLGGFTTFSAVTVAAVSSTGPQAAALIFASFATCVAGWLAGDALRQGAKR, from the coding sequence ATGGTGACAGATGCACTGTTAGTCGGCGCCGGCGCCGCCCTCGGCGCAACTGCGCGTTTTGTGCTTGGCCTGCCGGCGGAGGGTGCCTCTTTAGCCCTCACGCTTGCGCTCAACATTGCCGGCTCTTTCGCAATGGGACTTTTCGTTCCAGGGAAATTCTGGGGCGCGGGATTTTTGGGTGGTTTTACGACCTTTTCTGCCGTGACGGTTGCCGCTGTCTCATCGACGGGCCCGCAAGCGGCCGCGCTGATCTTCGCCAGCTTCGCCACGTGCGTCGCCGGTTGGCTCGCCGGTGACGCCCTGCGGCAAGGGGCGAAGCGATGA
- a CDS encoding fluoride efflux transporter FluC produces the protein MMWSVFVVAVGGFLGGLARWALSFLNTNHRNAGTWAANVVGSAVLGFTIALPGVFPLFFGTGFAGALSTWSTLAAELGRDFKARRWRVVFVNAALSAATGVGAAAIGARYAARAFGV, from the coding sequence ATGATGTGGTCGGTGTTTGTCGTCGCAGTCGGCGGTTTTCTGGGCGGTCTTGCTCGTTGGGCGTTGAGTTTTCTCAACACGAACCACCGCAATGCTGGGACGTGGGCGGCGAACGTGGTCGGATCTGCTGTGCTCGGCTTTACTATAGCTTTGCCTGGTGTTTTTCCGCTCTTTTTCGGCACTGGTTTCGCTGGCGCTTTGTCTACGTGGTCGACGTTGGCTGCAGAGCTTGGGCGAGACTTCAAGGCACGCCGGTGGCGGGTTGTGTTTGTTAACGCGGCGCTGAGCGCGGCGACCGGGGTTGGCGCCGCGGCTATCGGCGCCCGTTACGCGGCCCGCGCCTTCGGCGTTTGA